A DNA window from Streptococcus parapneumoniae contains the following coding sequences:
- a CDS encoding carbonic anhydrase, whose amino-acid sequence MSYFENFLKANQAYVELHGDLHLSIKPKTKVAIVTCMDSRLHVAPALGLALGDAHILRNAGGRVTEDMIRSLVISQQQMGTREIVVLHHTDCGAQTFENGPFQEYLKKELGVDVSDKDFLPFQDIDESVREDMRLLQETPLIPDDVVISGAVYDVDTGRMTVVEL is encoded by the coding sequence ATGTCCTATTTTGAAAATTTTTTAAAAGCCAATCAAGCCTATGTAGAACTGCATGGAGATCTTCATTTATCAATCAAACCAAAGACCAAGGTTGCAATCGTAACTTGTATGGACTCGCGTTTACACGTTGCGCCAGCTCTTGGGTTGGCTCTGGGAGATGCTCATATTTTGCGGAATGCGGGTGGTCGAGTGACGGAGGATATGATTCGCTCGCTTGTGATTTCCCAGCAACAAATGGGGACAAGGGAAATTGTGGTGCTCCATCATACAGACTGTGGTGCACAGACATTTGAAAATGGTCCTTTTCAGGAGTATTTGAAAAAAGAACTAGGAGTGGATGTTTCTGACAAGGACTTTTTGCCTTTTCAAGACATTGATGAAAGTGTTCGTGAGGATATGAGATTGCTACAGGAAACTCCTCTAATCCCAGATGATGTTGTTATTTCAGGTGCAGTTTACGATGTGGATACAGGAAGGATGACAGTCGTAGAATTATAA